A genomic stretch from Empedobacter stercoris includes:
- a CDS encoding glycoside hydrolase family 10 protein, which produces MKINFKHILLCLGVTSIGLTSCSSNKSSNKIVYKKVETKQPTKPAEPTIPTTPKTEISTKKDDIFTVKLPDVNREFRAAWVASVANINWPSKRDLSTTQQKDEAIKLLDMLEANNFNAVIFQVRPAADAMYKSNLEPWSYFLTGQQGKAPSPYYDPLEFWVEEAHKRGLELHVWLNPYRAHHSSGGSVTSESMVKKSPNNVVRLKNGMYWFDPADKKTQDHVSEVVRDIVSRYDIDGVHFDDYFYPYASYNGGADFPDTKTWNVYKNNGGNLSRADWRRQNVNTIIERIYKEIKEEKPFVKFGISPFGIWKPGYPSGITGSSQYDELYADAKLWLNKGWVDYFSPQLYWPINSTGQSFPKLLEWWKSENTHNRHLWPGLNTVEVKVSDRSTEITNQVKMAGEILQNNVGVIHWSIAGLTKNPSMLSYLKEGPYKTKALVPTMNWIKTDHLAKPSLIVNAKTSEVVMNWSDYKMQSNVSKWILYTRYNNDWETSILDKTKTNQTVLKHKDGKSLTAVALKAVDRIGNESDYVAERIN; this is translated from the coding sequence ATGAAAATTAATTTTAAACATATTTTATTGTGTCTTGGAGTTACTTCTATTGGATTAACATCTTGTTCATCTAATAAAAGTTCGAACAAAATAGTCTATAAAAAAGTAGAAACTAAGCAACCTACAAAACCTGCTGAACCTACAATTCCGACTACACCTAAAACAGAAATTTCTACAAAAAAAGACGACATTTTTACAGTAAAATTACCCGATGTTAATCGCGAATTCCGAGCAGCATGGGTGGCTTCTGTTGCAAATATCAATTGGCCTTCGAAACGAGATTTATCGACAACACAGCAAAAAGATGAAGCGATAAAGTTGTTGGATATGTTAGAAGCTAACAATTTTAATGCAGTTATATTTCAAGTTCGTCCGGCTGCAGATGCAATGTATAAAAGTAATTTAGAGCCTTGGTCTTATTTTTTAACTGGACAACAAGGGAAAGCACCTTCGCCTTATTACGACCCCTTAGAATTTTGGGTAGAAGAAGCACATAAAAGAGGTTTAGAATTGCATGTTTGGTTAAATCCATATCGAGCACATCATAGTAGCGGTGGCTCTGTAACCAGCGAATCTATGGTGAAAAAATCTCCAAACAATGTGGTGAGATTGAAAAATGGAATGTACTGGTTCGACCCTGCTGATAAGAAAACACAAGATCACGTTTCAGAAGTTGTTCGTGATATTGTTTCTCGTTATGACATTGATGGTGTTCATTTTGATGATTATTTTTATCCTTATGCTTCTTACAATGGCGGAGCAGATTTTCCTGATACTAAAACATGGAATGTTTACAAAAATAATGGAGGAAATTTATCGCGAGCAGATTGGCGTCGTCAAAACGTGAACACAATTATCGAAAGAATATACAAAGAAATAAAAGAAGAAAAACCTTTTGTGAAATTTGGAATTAGTCCTTTTGGAATATGGAAACCGGGCTACCCTTCTGGAATTACAGGTTCTTCGCAATATGATGAATTATACGCTGACGCAAAATTATGGTTAAATAAAGGTTGGGTTGATTATTTTTCACCTCAATTGTATTGGCCAATTAACTCAACTGGGCAAAGTTTTCCTAAATTATTAGAATGGTGGAAATCTGAAAACACACATAATCGTCACCTATGGCCTGGTTTGAATACAGTTGAAGTTAAAGTTTCGGACAGATCAACGGAGATTACAAATCAAGTTAAAATGGCTGGTGAAATTTTACAAAATAATGTAGGTGTAATTCACTGGAGTATTGCAGGTTTAACAAAAAATCCTTCGATGCTGAGTTATTTAAAAGAAGGACCTTACAAAACAAAAGCGTTAGTACCAACGATGAATTGGATAAAAACAGATCATTTGGCAAAACCAAGTTTAATTGTAAATGCTAAAACATCGGAAGTTGTAATGAATTGGAGTGATTATAAAATGCAATCAAATGTGTCAAAATGGATTTTGTACACACGTTACAACAACGATTGGGAAACCTCTATATTGGATAAAACAAAAACGAACCAAACCGTTTTAAAACATAAAGATGGAAAAAGCTTAACCGCTGTTGCGCTAAAAGCTGTAGACCGTATAGGTAACGAAAGTGATTACGTTGCTGAAAGAATTAATTAA
- a CDS encoding toxin-antitoxin system YwqK family antitoxin, protein MSKYFLFLLLICSETFVFSQFQNKQLFEEVKRYENGKIKTIIGLNEYDKREGITYEYFPNGLLFRETSYVNDKKEGMEITYFPNSVIESRGLFINDLAEGAFQYFYKNGKPFATLVFQNNLLVTAKDCYTSKGEIVYCGPINNGNGVFLKYDKKGNLISKDYYKNGVFQRSEHVEVNLKK, encoded by the coding sequence ATGTCAAAATATTTTCTTTTTTTATTATTGATCTGTTCAGAAACATTTGTGTTTAGTCAATTTCAAAACAAACAGCTTTTTGAAGAAGTCAAAAGATACGAAAACGGTAAAATAAAAACTATCATTGGACTAAATGAATATGATAAAAGAGAAGGTATAACTTACGAATATTTTCCAAACGGTTTACTTTTTAGAGAAACAAGCTATGTAAATGATAAAAAAGAAGGCATGGAAATTACTTATTTTCCAAATTCCGTTATCGAAAGTAGAGGATTATTCATTAATGATTTAGCAGAAGGAGCATTCCAATATTTTTATAAAAACGGAAAGCCATTTGCTACTTTAGTATTTCAAAACAATTTACTCGTAACTGCCAAAGATTGTTATACAAGCAAAGGTGAAATAGTATATTGCGGACCTATAAATAATGGAAATGGTGTATTTTTAAAATATGACAAAAAAGGAAATCTAATTTCTAAAGATTACTACAAAAATGGAGTTTTCCAACGTTCAGAACATGTAGAAGTCAACTTAAAAAAGTAA
- a CDS encoding GNAT family N-acetyltransferase: MFLIIIFSFQFYFLAKFFKKDKLKTVLSAVGLYIAGEIAFSFVFVMLFASGIIDIGVNFSSSSMDNLMENSLKMNKYLVENYVTIAVQVFLYIGIGMFYYNSLKRKWTLQMLEGAIDKRKDEMLQNIEVKQKINPVKLNVYCHFHTVNEKNIHLVQPLAREIWNECYKDLLAQDQIDYMIDMMYNNDKVNEGIANGDVWEILKIDNVPSGYLHYKLDENNTVFLSKIYLKESNQTKGIGQLMLNRVVDYAKEKGAKAVHLTVNKNNAKAIRFYEKNGFKNMESKTFDIGNVYIMDDYIYQKSI; the protein is encoded by the coding sequence GTGTTTCTAATCATCATATTTAGTTTTCAGTTTTATTTTTTAGCAAAATTTTTCAAAAAGGATAAATTAAAAACAGTTTTATCCGCAGTAGGGTTGTATATCGCAGGAGAAATAGCGTTTTCTTTTGTATTTGTAATGTTGTTTGCTTCAGGAATTATTGATATTGGTGTTAATTTTAGTAGTTCATCAATGGATAATTTGATGGAGAATAGCCTAAAAATGAATAAATACTTAGTAGAAAATTACGTTACTATTGCTGTGCAAGTCTTTTTATATATTGGAATTGGAATGTTTTATTACAATTCTTTGAAACGTAAGTGGACCTTACAAATGTTAGAAGGTGCAATTGACAAACGTAAAGATGAAATGCTACAAAATATAGAAGTTAAACAAAAAATAAATCCAGTTAAACTTAATGTTTATTGTCATTTTCATACCGTTAATGAGAAAAATATACATTTAGTTCAACCTTTAGCAAGAGAAATTTGGAATGAGTGTTACAAAGATTTATTAGCACAAGATCAAATCGATTATATGATTGATATGATGTACAATAACGATAAGGTAAACGAAGGAATTGCAAACGGTGATGTTTGGGAAATTTTAAAGATTGATAATGTTCCTTCTGGTTATTTACATTATAAATTGGATGAGAATAATACAGTGTTCTTATCAAAAATTTACTTGAAAGAATCTAATCAAACCAAAGGAATTGGACAATTGATGTTGAATAGAGTAGTGGATTATGCAAAAGAAAAAGGTGCAAAAGCAGTTCATTTAACCGTTAATAAAAACAATGCAAAAGCAATTCGTTTTTATGAGAAAAATGGTTTCAAAAATATGGAATCGAAAACATTTGATATCGGAAATGTATACATTATGGATGATTACATTTATCAAAAATCAATTTAA
- a CDS encoding potassium channel family protein produces the protein MSLLTLLHGAQCTIWAAAFYFNPNIDNLYSFQEALYFSFITFTTVGYGDVVIDSEWKILAGLEAINGIMMVGWSTALMFSYLQIILKKNISE, from the coding sequence GTGTCTTTACTTACTTTGTTGCATGGCGCGCAATGTACAATATGGGCAGCTGCTTTTTATTTTAATCCTAATATTGATAATTTATATAGTTTTCAAGAAGCGCTTTATTTTTCATTTATAACATTTACAACAGTAGGTTATGGTGATGTAGTGATTGATAGCGAATGGAAAATATTGGCTGGTTTAGAAGCTATCAATGGAATTATGATGGTTGGTTGGTCGACTGCGTTGATGTTTTCTTATTTGCAAATCATTTTGAAAAAAAATATATCTGAATAA
- a CDS encoding PD-(D/E)XK nuclease family protein has protein sequence MAQFIENVVKDLLHNQTNFINTTLVLPGKRPMLFFREEFQRQSQNIILPQMKSIEELMSELSGLEIISGINLWFKAYQAYKKIVDKPDSFEDFIKWGPTVLKDFDDIDASLQPANKVLDYLVSVERINQWGEGKIDIGKNEIIQNHLTFWGIVSKLYVQLQQDLLDSKEGYAGMVFRIASEKVNEIVENKTSHYVFAGFNALTKAEQALIFKLEKENLATLYFDADKYYYENPNQEAGSFLRKYKEKIKPINWVVDEFSKPKNLHTIGVAKQVGQAKYIADLIRNLNDDEIKNTALILADESILPAILNSLPENITHLNISMGIPLRSVPLAQFFKSIFELQMNREKLGKGSMFYFKNVLQILENKTLSHFSSDKSRQLIDEIRTQNRIFNSEKSIQNALENSIFKSIFHIPTSITAFIHHLKNWTDELLHHPSMNDLLTKEYLFFFKKVFNQLHENLLQVNDIKDYRTLFLLYNKIVSSESISFIGEPLKGLQLMGLLETRLLNFDNIIMTSINDEILPLGRQNNTFIPYDIRKQMKLNTFTENDSIYAYHFYRLIQRAKNAYFVYDTEADGMGSGEKSRFLAQIKFESHHKMKEIFAAPSFVTKPLKEIIVPKTDETMKKLWNWAEYGISPSSLSSYLRNPLDFYEQRIFNVKEVEEAEETVSARTLGNIVHGALEDLYQPYLNRFLHENDFKLIEKEKYKTLQVHFQKEYKDGHLDKGPNYLIYKIAERIVDGVLSKDVKTAKENEFIIQSLESKHEVDFTLTNGKVVKLKGVIDRIDSVNNQLRIIDYKTGYAKDISVKTEEIEVVYQKEDKAKQLQLIFYAHLYYSNKENINKEIELCIYPIKFPNKELIKLSVDKNTTINYSIVDHSSEPMASLIEEILNQEIPFKQPE, from the coding sequence ATGGCTCAATTCATAGAAAATGTTGTAAAAGATTTATTGCATAATCAAACAAATTTTATCAATACGACTTTGGTCTTACCAGGAAAGCGTCCTATGCTTTTTTTTAGAGAAGAATTTCAACGTCAATCGCAAAATATCATTCTCCCTCAAATGAAAAGTATCGAGGAATTGATGAGCGAACTTTCTGGTTTAGAAATTATTTCTGGTATCAATCTTTGGTTCAAAGCCTATCAAGCTTATAAGAAAATCGTTGACAAACCAGATTCTTTCGAAGATTTTATCAAATGGGGACCAACTGTTTTAAAAGACTTTGATGATATTGACGCTTCCTTGCAACCTGCGAATAAAGTGTTAGATTATTTGGTTTCGGTTGAACGAATCAATCAATGGGGTGAAGGAAAAATTGATATTGGTAAAAATGAAATCATTCAAAATCATTTAACTTTTTGGGGAATCGTTTCAAAGTTATACGTTCAATTGCAACAAGATTTACTTGATTCGAAGGAAGGTTATGCTGGAATGGTTTTTAGAATTGCGAGCGAAAAAGTCAACGAAATTGTTGAGAACAAAACTTCTCATTATGTATTTGCTGGTTTCAATGCATTAACGAAAGCAGAACAAGCGCTTATTTTTAAATTAGAAAAAGAAAATTTAGCCACTTTATATTTTGATGCAGATAAATATTACTATGAAAACCCCAATCAGGAGGCGGGTTCATTTTTAAGAAAATACAAAGAAAAAATAAAACCAATTAATTGGGTTGTTGATGAATTTTCGAAGCCAAAAAATTTACACACAATTGGTGTTGCAAAACAAGTTGGACAAGCAAAATACATCGCAGATTTAATCCGAAACCTGAACGACGATGAGATTAAAAATACAGCTTTAATTTTGGCTGATGAATCTATTTTACCTGCAATTCTAAATTCATTACCCGAAAATATTACGCATCTTAATATCTCGATGGGTATTCCATTACGTTCGGTTCCATTAGCACAATTTTTCAAATCGATTTTCGAATTGCAGATGAATCGCGAAAAATTAGGAAAAGGATCGATGTTTTATTTCAAGAATGTTTTACAAATTCTCGAAAACAAAACCTTATCTCATTTTAGTTCGGATAAAAGTCGACAACTAATTGATGAAATTCGTACTCAAAATCGAATATTCAATTCAGAGAAATCAATTCAAAATGCGTTAGAAAATTCTATTTTCAAATCCATTTTTCATATTCCAACATCTATTACAGCATTTATTCATCATTTAAAAAATTGGACAGATGAATTATTGCATCATCCTTCGATGAATGATTTATTAACGAAAGAATACTTGTTCTTTTTCAAAAAAGTATTCAATCAATTACACGAAAACTTACTACAAGTAAATGATATAAAAGATTATAGAACATTATTTTTGTTGTACAACAAAATCGTTTCTTCCGAATCTATTTCGTTTATTGGCGAACCATTGAAAGGTTTACAATTAATGGGACTTTTGGAAACACGTTTGTTAAATTTTGACAACATTATCATGACTTCTATAAATGATGAAATTTTGCCTTTGGGACGACAAAACAATACATTTATTCCGTATGACATTCGCAAACAAATGAAATTGAATACATTTACCGAAAACGATTCGATTTATGCGTATCACTTTTACCGATTGATTCAACGTGCGAAAAATGCTTACTTTGTTTATGATACAGAAGCAGACGGAATGGGTTCTGGCGAAAAATCTCGCTTTTTAGCGCAAATAAAATTTGAAAGTCATCACAAGATGAAAGAAATTTTTGCTGCACCAAGTTTTGTTACAAAACCATTGAAAGAAATTATTGTTCCTAAAACAGATGAAACGATGAAAAAACTTTGGAATTGGGCAGAATACGGAATCTCTCCTTCTTCTCTTTCTTCCTATTTGCGTAATCCATTGGATTTTTATGAACAACGAATCTTCAACGTAAAAGAAGTTGAAGAGGCCGAAGAAACCGTAAGTGCAAGAACTTTAGGGAATATTGTACATGGTGCTTTAGAAGATTTATATCAACCTTATTTGAACCGATTTTTACACGAAAACGATTTCAAATTAATTGAAAAAGAAAAATATAAGACTTTACAAGTTCATTTTCAGAAGGAATATAAAGATGGACATTTAGACAAAGGTCCAAACTATTTGATTTATAAAATTGCAGAACGAATTGTTGACGGTGTTTTGTCAAAAGATGTGAAAACGGCAAAAGAAAATGAATTTATCATTCAATCATTGGAATCAAAACACGAAGTAGATTTTACCTTGACCAATGGAAAAGTAGTAAAACTTAAAGGTGTTATTGATCGTATTGATTCTGTTAACAATCAATTGCGAATTATTGATTACAAAACAGGTTATGCGAAAGATATTTCGGTTAAAACAGAAGAAATCGAAGTTGTTTATCAAAAAGAAGATAAAGCGAAACAATTGCAATTAATATTTTACGCGCATTTGTATTATTCCAACAAAGAAAATATAAATAAAGAAATTGAGTTGTGTATTTATCCTATCAAATTTCCGAATAAAGAATTAATAAAACTTTCTGTTGATAAGAATACAACGATCAATTATTCTATTGTAGATCACTCTAGTGAACCAATGGCAAGCTTAATTGAAGAAATTCTAAATCAAGAAATTCCATTCAAACAACCAGAATAG
- the kbl gene encoding glycine C-acetyltransferase has protein sequence MYSDKFQNYLQSQLNDLEEQGLFKKERIIASPQSAEITLENGQTLLNFCANNYLGLSDHKDVISASQKMLDDRGYGMSSVRFICGTQDVHKQLEKKIADFLGMEDTILYAAAFDANGGVFEPLFTEEDAIISDELNHASIIDGVRLCKAARYRYKNNNMADLEAQLIAVSEKNHRFKIIVTDGVFSMDGIVADLKGVCDLAEKYDALVMVDDSHATGFIGKTGRGTHEHNEVMGRVDIITSTLGKALGGAMGGFTSGKKEVIEMLRQKSRPYLFSNSLAPGIVGAALQVLDMLETDTSLRDKVMWNANYFRKEMVAAGFDIPEGDAAIVPVMLYDAKLSQVMADKLLAEGVYVIGFFFPVVPRDKARIRVQLSAAHTKEQLDHTIAAFIKVGKELGVIK, from the coding sequence ATGTATAGCGATAAATTTCAGAACTATTTACAATCTCAGTTAAATGACTTAGAAGAACAAGGACTGTTCAAAAAAGAACGCATCATTGCTTCTCCTCAAAGTGCAGAAATCACATTAGAAAATGGTCAAACATTGTTAAATTTTTGTGCAAATAATTATTTAGGATTATCAGATCATAAAGATGTTATTTCGGCTTCTCAAAAAATGTTAGATGATCGTGGATACGGTATGTCATCTGTACGTTTTATTTGTGGAACACAAGATGTTCACAAACAATTAGAAAAGAAAATCGCTGATTTCTTAGGAATGGAAGACACGATTTTATATGCAGCTGCTTTTGATGCAAATGGTGGTGTTTTCGAACCATTATTTACTGAAGAAGATGCTATTATTTCTGATGAATTAAACCATGCTTCTATTATTGACGGCGTTCGTTTGTGTAAAGCTGCTCGTTACCGTTACAAAAATAATAATATGGCAGACTTAGAAGCGCAATTGATAGCCGTTTCTGAAAAAAATCATCGTTTTAAAATCATTGTAACAGACGGTGTATTCTCGATGGATGGTATTGTAGCAGACTTAAAAGGTGTTTGTGATTTAGCCGAAAAATACGATGCACTTGTTATGGTAGATGATTCTCATGCAACTGGTTTCATCGGTAAAACTGGTCGTGGGACACATGAACACAACGAAGTAATGGGACGTGTAGACATTATTACTTCTACTTTGGGTAAAGCTTTAGGTGGTGCAATGGGTGGATTTACATCTGGTAAAAAAGAAGTAATTGAAATGTTGCGCCAAAAATCTCGTCCATATTTATTCTCTAACTCTTTAGCTCCAGGAATTGTTGGTGCTGCTTTGCAAGTGTTAGATATGTTAGAAACTGATACTTCTTTACGTGATAAAGTTATGTGGAATGCCAATTACTTCCGCAAAGAAATGGTAGCTGCTGGTTTTGATATTCCAGAAGGTGATGCTGCTATTGTTCCAGTTATGTTATACGATGCAAAATTATCTCAAGTAATGGCAGATAAATTATTAGCTGAAGGTGTATATGTCATCGGCTTCTTTTTCCCTGTTGTTCCTCGCGATAAAGCTCGTATCCGTGTACAGTTATCAGCTGCACATACAAAAGAACAATTAGATCATACAATTGCAGCTTTTATTAAAGTTGGTAAAGAATTAGGAGTGATTAAGTAG
- a CDS encoding T9SS-dependent choice-of-anchor J family protein, with amino-acid sequence MKKILLLSTLLLGTYSLNAQNKSATDLPYSYVFETEDLDGWTIINAGNGNNWAVHQASSETPDPSEGKYYMMYYFHDNPANSYLFSKGLNLKANENINLQFDYMGIDAWFPEKMEVLIGLNPDVESMTQRLWIDEEIINYPYETASVNFEVPTDGVYYIAFRAFSDPDQFYLSLDNIIIKKESLATQEVNKTKLTYYPNPVKDVLTIKNDHNIKNIEIFDLSGKTLIKKVYDSANIDVDISKIPKGTYMVKISSENSKKTIKVIKD; translated from the coding sequence ATGAAAAAAATTTTACTATTGAGTACTTTATTATTAGGTACATACTCACTAAATGCACAAAATAAATCTGCCACAGATTTACCTTATTCGTACGTTTTCGAAACGGAGGACCTTGACGGATGGACAATTATTAATGCTGGAAATGGTAACAATTGGGCCGTTCATCAAGCTTCTTCAGAAACGCCAGATCCTTCAGAAGGAAAATATTATATGATGTACTATTTTCATGATAATCCAGCTAATTCATATTTATTTTCAAAAGGTCTTAATTTAAAAGCAAACGAAAATATTAATCTACAATTTGATTATATGGGAATTGATGCTTGGTTTCCAGAAAAAATGGAAGTACTAATTGGCTTGAATCCTGATGTCGAGTCGATGACACAAAGACTTTGGATTGATGAAGAAATTATAAATTACCCTTACGAAACAGCTTCTGTAAATTTTGAAGTTCCTACCGATGGAGTCTATTATATTGCTTTTAGAGCCTTTTCTGATCCAGATCAATTTTACTTAAGCTTAGATAATATTATCATCAAAAAAGAATCATTGGCTACGCAAGAAGTAAATAAAACAAAATTGACGTATTATCCTAATCCTGTAAAAGATGTTTTAACGATTAAAAACGATCACAACATCAAAAACATTGAAATTTTTGATTTATCTGGTAAAACGTTAATTAAAAAAGTGTACGATTCTGCTAACATTGATGTCGATATTTCAAAAATACCAAAAGGAACGTATATGGTAAAAATAAGTAGTGAGAACAGTAAAAAAACAATAAAAGTAATTAAAGATTAA
- a CDS encoding IS30 family transposase: MKKTYKQLDQEQRYQIGILLTAGKSKKDIADLIGVHKSTITRELQRNIGKRGLHAGSYIPDLAQEKTSLRHKQKNKAVKFTESLKNQAANWLKNEQLSPELIAVEWKCMGVQGVSLECIYQWIWDCKKSNRRADAPYKNLYKFLRHGRRRFKRGNYKQTRGIIKDRVSIEKRPKVVEQRERLGDIEVDLMMGKDHKSALLVMTDRATLVTTLDKLQGKDPQNIQELINKRISRISSSWIKTMTFDNGKEFARHKQIAEKHHIKTYFTRPYTSQDKGTVENRIGLIRRFLPKKTDLNLVSNLRIKQIEKLINNRRVRKFGYISPIEKLKSTWPVALIT, translated from the coding sequence GTGAAAAAAACATATAAACAACTCGACCAGGAACAAAGATACCAAATTGGAATACTTTTGACAGCAGGAAAAAGCAAAAAAGATATTGCTGATTTAATAGGCGTACATAAATCTACCATCACGCGTGAATTACAAAGAAATATTGGTAAGCGTGGTCTACACGCAGGTAGCTATATTCCTGATTTGGCGCAAGAAAAAACAAGTTTAAGGCACAAACAAAAAAACAAGGCAGTAAAATTCACAGAGTCGCTTAAAAATCAGGCAGCTAATTGGTTAAAGAATGAACAACTAAGTCCAGAATTGATTGCTGTAGAATGGAAGTGCATGGGCGTTCAGGGTGTTTCTCTAGAATGCATCTATCAATGGATATGGGACTGTAAAAAGAGTAATCGAAGAGCTGACGCGCCCTATAAAAATCTGTATAAATTTTTAAGACATGGCAGGCGCAGATTCAAAAGAGGCAACTATAAACAAACCCGAGGTATAATCAAAGACAGAGTATCCATTGAGAAACGTCCAAAAGTAGTTGAACAACGAGAAAGATTGGGAGACATCGAAGTCGATTTAATGATGGGGAAAGACCACAAATCAGCTCTATTAGTGATGACAGACCGAGCAACTTTGGTAACCACCTTAGACAAATTGCAAGGAAAAGACCCTCAAAACATTCAAGAATTAATCAATAAAAGAATATCCAGAATAAGTAGCAGCTGGATCAAAACCATGACTTTTGACAACGGAAAAGAGTTTGCCAGACACAAACAAATAGCCGAAAAACACCATATCAAAACCTATTTCACCCGACCCTACACCTCACAAGATAAAGGAACTGTTGAGAACAGAATAGGCTTGATAAGAAGATTTTTACCAAAGAAAACAGACCTGAATTTAGTAAGTAACCTAAGAATCAAACAAATAGAAAAATTAATTAACAATAGAAGAGTAAGAAAGTTTGGCTATATTAGCCCTATCGAAAAACTAAAATCTACTTGGCCAGTTGCACTTATAACTTGA